Proteins from one Vibrio pomeroyi genomic window:
- a CDS encoding efflux RND transporter permease subunit, translating into MSHELKPNNQVDSNQTPSKPHTGAIAWFANNSVAANLLLVGVIIIGLLSLNSLRKEAFPSLEPDVVTVSVTYDSGDPVQAEEGLAIKIEDALETVPGIKRITSTSDANGSHVSIEKTSTYDLDTLLADVKTKVDAINNLPAGADNPVIDKARMQDHALWVQLYGDADRATLQSLAEQLKSDLLSQSSIRDLEIKAKADPMISVEVDENKLQAYGLTLTDVSEAINAESSAAISTSLRNGEKTVRLKVSEQAYEIQDFNAIPVMTTPDGTQITLGDIANVEDMFADDTFMLSRYNQQNAMAIQIVMDEYGDVVSIVEQAEKVVERWENSNMLPSDVEIETWYDKSTMIKDRLSLLVKNALTGIALVFIVLAVFLNVRVAFWVAAGLPFVFFGTMFFMTDTFIGLTINEMTTFGFIMALGIVVDDAVVVGESIYSTRKEEGDSIGSTIRGTMKVASPTIFGVLTTVVAFLALANVEGKMGQIYAQFGTVVTVCLLLSLVESKFILPSHLAHINTKRSEKKGLWARVQHAADTGLGWFNKRIYCPVIEWALKLRYAVVMVFLSLLILVAGLPMTGAVRVAFFPDMPGDTVTADMSMQNDASFGQTQQNLLVLEAAAKQTDETLRSQYGAQGEPSELLSLQVIADADDSGQVRIELDSDSVYTSNEFADLWEETVGQMEGVKKLKVLSKMEMVDNFKVELKAWNEESVTAAGNEFLAKLQTIDGVSGIDHNLDLGEPQYRFELTQQGRALGFDTASLSQQVLQAFGGDIVQQFQRGKDEVKVRVRYPESDRQTIADIKQSSVRTNDGTVVPLSTVAEVHSDYQVSEITRIDSLRAVYISAVLDKDVVAPAELVRQLQDTLVPDLEAQYPGLTVDFAGETEEQEETASSMMSMFVLAMIAIYTLLAIPLKSYIQPVIIMTAIPFGIVGAILGHWWNDLTISILSLNGILALSGVVVNDSLLLVSRFNELIKEKGKSVHDAIVEACSGRLRAVLLTSVTTFAGLTPLLSETSLQAQFLIPAAAALGYGILFATFITLILTPALLMIQCEIKSLILKVTNRVKGVEQTA; encoded by the coding sequence ATGTCTCATGAGTTGAAACCGAATAACCAAGTGGATAGTAACCAGACGCCAAGCAAGCCACATACTGGTGCAATCGCATGGTTCGCGAATAACTCTGTGGCGGCGAACTTGCTGTTAGTGGGCGTGATTATCATTGGCCTATTATCACTGAACTCATTGCGTAAAGAAGCGTTCCCAAGCCTTGAACCCGATGTGGTGACAGTGTCGGTGACCTATGACAGTGGTGACCCTGTTCAGGCGGAAGAAGGCCTTGCGATTAAGATTGAAGATGCGTTAGAAACCGTGCCGGGCATTAAGCGCATCACGTCAACTTCTGACGCCAACGGTAGCCATGTTTCGATTGAGAAAACGAGCACTTACGATCTTGATACCCTATTAGCCGACGTGAAAACCAAGGTTGATGCGATCAATAACCTACCTGCAGGTGCCGATAATCCAGTGATCGATAAGGCTCGTATGCAAGATCACGCCTTGTGGGTACAGCTTTATGGGGATGCAGACAGAGCAACGCTTCAAAGCTTAGCCGAGCAACTTAAGTCGGATTTACTGAGTCAGTCTTCGATTCGCGATCTGGAAATCAAGGCCAAGGCTGATCCTATGATTTCAGTCGAGGTTGATGAGAACAAGCTACAAGCTTACGGTTTAACTCTGACTGACGTTTCAGAAGCGATCAATGCAGAGTCTTCTGCTGCAATCTCTACTAGCCTTCGCAACGGCGAAAAAACGGTTCGTTTGAAGGTGTCGGAACAGGCGTATGAGATCCAAGATTTCAATGCGATTCCGGTGATGACGACTCCCGATGGCACTCAAATTACATTGGGTGACATTGCCAACGTTGAAGACATGTTTGCCGACGATACCTTCATGCTGTCTCGTTATAACCAACAGAATGCGATGGCGATTCAGATCGTAATGGATGAATACGGAGACGTCGTCAGCATTGTTGAGCAAGCCGAGAAAGTGGTAGAGCGTTGGGAAAACAGCAACATGCTACCTAGCGATGTCGAAATCGAAACTTGGTACGACAAAAGTACCATGATCAAAGACCGTTTGAGCCTGTTGGTGAAGAATGCGCTCACCGGTATCGCTTTGGTATTCATCGTGTTAGCGGTCTTCCTTAACGTGCGTGTCGCTTTCTGGGTAGCAGCGGGCTTACCGTTTGTCTTTTTTGGCACCATGTTCTTCATGACCGACACCTTTATAGGGTTAACCATCAATGAAATGACCACCTTTGGTTTCATTATGGCGCTCGGGATAGTGGTCGATGATGCTGTGGTGGTCGGGGAAAGTATCTACTCCACGCGCAAAGAAGAAGGCGACTCGATAGGCAGTACCATTCGAGGCACTATGAAGGTGGCGTCACCGACCATATTTGGTGTGTTAACGACCGTCGTTGCCTTCTTAGCACTGGCTAACGTTGAAGGCAAAATGGGGCAGATTTACGCTCAGTTCGGCACGGTCGTGACTGTCTGTTTGTTACTGTCTTTGGTTGAGTCTAAATTCATTCTGCCATCGCACCTTGCACACATTAATACTAAGCGCAGCGAGAAGAAGGGGCTGTGGGCTCGCGTTCAACATGCTGCCGATACTGGATTAGGTTGGTTTAATAAGCGCATCTACTGTCCTGTGATTGAATGGGCGCTGAAACTGCGTTACGCCGTGGTGATGGTTTTCTTGTCACTGCTTATCTTGGTGGCAGGATTACCAATGACGGGGGCGGTTCGTGTGGCGTTCTTCCCTGATATGCCGGGCGACACAGTGACAGCCGATATGTCGATGCAAAACGATGCCAGCTTTGGTCAAACACAGCAGAACTTGTTGGTGCTTGAAGCGGCAGCAAAACAAACCGATGAAACACTGAGATCTCAATACGGTGCTCAAGGTGAACCATCTGAATTGCTTAGCCTTCAGGTTATCGCCGATGCTGATGATTCGGGGCAGGTAAGAATTGAGCTCGACAGCGACAGTGTTTACACATCCAATGAATTTGCAGATTTATGGGAAGAAACAGTTGGCCAAATGGAAGGCGTTAAGAAGTTGAAAGTCTTGTCTAAAATGGAGATGGTCGACAACTTCAAAGTAGAACTGAAAGCGTGGAATGAAGAATCAGTAACGGCTGCGGGCAATGAGTTCTTAGCCAAACTGCAAACCATCGACGGTGTGAGTGGCATTGACCACAACTTGGACCTTGGTGAACCTCAGTATCGCTTTGAATTAACACAACAAGGCCGAGCATTAGGGTTTGATACTGCAAGTCTTTCACAGCAAGTATTACAGGCGTTTGGTGGTGACATTGTTCAGCAATTCCAACGTGGTAAAGATGAGGTGAAAGTTCGAGTTCGTTACCCGGAGTCGGATCGCCAAACCATTGCGGATATCAAGCAATCAAGTGTGAGAACCAACGACGGTACCGTGGTGCCTTTGAGTACGGTTGCTGAAGTACATTCAGATTACCAAGTATCAGAGATTACACGCATTGATAGCCTGCGCGCGGTTTATATTAGTGCTGTATTGGATAAAGATGTAGTTGCGCCGGCAGAGCTTGTTCGTCAGCTACAAGACACATTAGTACCGGATCTAGAAGCGCAGTACCCGGGATTAACGGTCGATTTTGCAGGCGAAACGGAAGAGCAAGAAGAGACGGCTAGCTCGATGATGAGTATGTTTGTGCTCGCTATGATTGCGATTTACACACTGCTTGCTATCCCGCTGAAGTCTTATATACAGCCGGTGATCATCATGACGGCGATTCCATTTGGTATTGTTGGCGCAATCCTAGGACACTGGTGGAATGACTTAACAATCAGTATCCTATCGTTAAACGGTATTCTCGCGTTGAGCGGTGTGGTGGTGAATGACAGCTTGTTGTTGGTTTCTCGTTTTAACGAGTTAATCAAAGAAAAGGGTAAATCGGTTCACGATGCAATTGTTGAAGCGTGTTCAGGCCGACTGAGAGCCGTATTACTTACATCGGTGACGACGTTCGCAGGTTTGACGCCATTGTTAAGTGAAACGTCTTTGCAGGCTCAATTCCTGATTCCTGCGGCAGCGGCATTAGGCTACGGTATTCTGTTTGCGACGTTTATTACACTGATTCTGACACCAGCATTGTTAATGATTCAGTGTGAGATTAAGTCTCTGATTCTTAAAGTCACAAATCGAGTCAAAGGCGTTGAACAAACAGCTTAA
- a CDS encoding response regulator transcription factor yields the protein MAEPVTNKLTDKLQLLLVEDDLDLARAVIDYLDLEDIQCDHAANGLAGLNLIETNRYDAVILDLNLPKMNGLQVCENLRAQGIDTPVLMLTARDTLDDKLTGFSKGADDYLIKPFAMEELIVRAQVLAKRRSGQVSRLSVSDLEIDIKQHQAYRANSPLKLSPTALKILEVLMRSSPNPVSRETIMQGVWGDDQPDSNSLKVHIFNLRKQVDAEQDNKLLHTIAGKGFAIKELRQE from the coding sequence ATGGCAGAACCCGTCACTAATAAACTCACAGATAAGCTTCAATTGCTATTGGTTGAAGACGACCTCGATTTGGCGAGGGCTGTTATCGATTACCTCGATTTAGAAGACATTCAGTGTGATCACGCAGCGAATGGTTTAGCTGGACTCAACCTTATCGAAACTAATCGCTATGATGCGGTGATTCTCGATCTTAACTTGCCTAAAATGAATGGCTTGCAGGTGTGTGAAAACTTGCGAGCACAAGGTATCGATACTCCCGTATTGATGCTGACGGCGCGTGACACGCTCGATGACAAGTTGACGGGTTTTTCAAAAGGTGCGGATGATTACTTGATCAAACCATTTGCGATGGAAGAGCTGATTGTTCGAGCGCAAGTATTGGCAAAGCGACGCAGCGGTCAGGTGAGCCGCTTATCGGTGAGTGATTTGGAGATCGACATTAAACAACATCAAGCTTATCGCGCGAATTCACCTCTCAAGCTTTCGCCAACCGCACTCAAAATCTTAGAAGTGTTGATGCGTTCTAGCCCCAACCCTGTTTCACGAGAGACGATCATGCAGGGCGTGTGGGGTGACGATCAACCCGACAGCAATAGCTTAAAAGTACATATCTTCAACCTGCGTAAACAAGTCGATGCTGAACAAGACAATAAGCTGCTGCATACCATTGCGGGCAAAGGCTTTGCGATTAAGGAGTTACGACAAGAATGA
- a CDS encoding HAMP domain-containing histidine kinase, which produces MKIRPSLRIYVLLAILVTGVTTILVLSALSVKYFVSGMDIAMRGSMIAQAQQDAVKPGKPMNNQEFTVATQWSDLPQSIQNNLKQNELQFNLITKMIIGKSIFSPPEEGYFAMKVMKGDEIRYVSAVFTQKSDPYMNDDGLPHFVTIFLTALGAIALFVVILILVLRKVASPVEQLKNWAKSLDKDNLSEPTPDFHFSELNTLANIIRDSLSSVQSSLEREQKFLGYASHELRTPIAVTRTNSELLEKLIQKGKSPEKQLEVIDRIKRAGFTMTDLTETLLWLTRQQDKDLPLENIRLGDMLQQINHDLIYLLNGKAVVVNIESDDTQCQLPVGLTRIVLTNLIRNAFQHTGSGTVNMVQVGSKVTIVNHNTDGTVEDNNLGFGLGLELTEKLLAQYQWKYHNQELAGGREVWVDFS; this is translated from the coding sequence ATGAAGATCAGACCAAGTTTAAGGATCTACGTTTTATTGGCGATTCTGGTTACAGGTGTCACGACGATTCTGGTTCTGTCTGCATTGAGCGTAAAATACTTTGTCTCGGGTATGGATATCGCGATGCGTGGTTCTATGATTGCTCAAGCTCAGCAAGACGCGGTGAAACCGGGCAAACCGATGAACAATCAAGAATTTACTGTAGCAACGCAATGGAGCGATCTTCCACAAAGCATCCAGAACAATCTTAAGCAGAACGAACTCCAATTCAACCTCATCACAAAAATGATCATTGGTAAATCCATATTCTCACCTCCGGAAGAAGGTTATTTTGCCATGAAGGTGATGAAAGGTGATGAGATTCGATATGTTTCTGCCGTATTTACTCAAAAGTCTGATCCCTATATGAATGATGATGGGCTTCCGCACTTTGTGACGATCTTTTTGACCGCATTAGGCGCGATTGCGCTGTTCGTTGTTATTCTGATTCTGGTATTACGTAAGGTGGCATCGCCTGTTGAACAGCTAAAGAATTGGGCTAAGTCGTTAGATAAAGATAACCTGAGTGAACCCACTCCCGATTTTCATTTCAGTGAGCTGAACACCTTGGCTAACATCATTCGTGATAGCTTAAGTTCGGTTCAAAGCAGCTTAGAACGAGAGCAGAAGTTCTTAGGCTATGCGAGTCACGAGTTACGCACCCCTATCGCTGTAACAAGAACTAACAGTGAACTGTTAGAGAAGCTGATTCAAAAAGGCAAGAGCCCAGAAAAGCAGCTTGAAGTGATAGACCGAATTAAGCGTGCGGGTTTCACAATGACAGACCTGACCGAGACCTTGTTGTGGCTAACTCGACAACAAGACAAAGATTTACCTCTGGAAAACATACGTCTTGGCGACATGCTACAACAGATAAACCATGACTTAATCTATCTATTGAATGGAAAGGCTGTGGTCGTGAATATTGAAAGCGATGACACACAGTGCCAGTTGCCAGTAGGGCTCACCCGAATCGTATTAACTAACTTGATTCGTAATGCCTTTCAACACACAGGAAGCGGTACTGTAAACATGGTACAAGTCGGTTCAAAAGTGACCATTGTTAACCACAACACCGACGGCACGGTAGAAGACAATAATCTCGGCTTTGGTCTTGGGCTAGAGTTAACCGAAAAACTGCTCGCACAATATCAATGGAAATATCACAACCAAGAGTTGGCGGGTGGTCGTGAAGTGTGGGTAGATTTCTCATAA
- a CDS encoding class I SAM-dependent methyltransferase: MHWRDRFKVYWYHRKQTNRWQGDKAKSLGWTNEESQLCRFEVIARSADFEKKSVLDLGCGYGELFELLDSIYRIESYTGVDQHADFLKKAKQNYTEAHCKFIAGDMSKMNLQTHDVVIASGSLNYTSRDSDYLTNMITRMFGLANQTVIFNLLNSSQYPSRNTLMSYHPQGVYRFCKTLCDDVSLIEGYTEGDFTIVMNKAASEA; encoded by the coding sequence ATGCATTGGCGTGATCGTTTTAAGGTGTATTGGTATCACCGAAAGCAAACTAATCGTTGGCAGGGTGACAAGGCAAAGTCTTTAGGTTGGACTAACGAAGAGAGTCAATTGTGTCGCTTCGAAGTCATCGCACGCTCGGCCGACTTTGAAAAAAAGAGTGTTTTGGATTTGGGGTGTGGTTATGGAGAGTTATTCGAGCTGCTCGATAGTATCTACCGCATTGAATCGTACACAGGTGTTGACCAACACGCCGATTTTCTTAAGAAGGCCAAGCAAAACTACACCGAAGCTCACTGCAAGTTTATTGCGGGTGACATGAGTAAGATGAACCTACAAACGCACGATGTGGTTATTGCCAGTGGCTCTCTGAACTATACCTCTCGTGATTCCGACTATCTGACTAACATGATTACTCGTATGTTTGGGCTAGCGAATCAGACAGTGATTTTTAATCTGCTCAATTCAAGCCAATATCCTTCGCGCAATACCTTGATGAGTTATCACCCTCAAGGCGTTTATCGTTTCTGTAAAACGCTGTGTGATGATGTCTCCTTAATAGAAGGTTACACAGAAGGGGATTTCACGATAGTGATGAATAAAGCCGCCTCTGAAGCTTGA
- a CDS encoding DUF3541 domain-containing protein, protein MKLKTLTLCTLLSASVAAAFQVQATSDEQQTVNVQERVNIQENKQATSVPNVQSQADSLYSQEQSFKQSADLIRTTYESQLFTLPAFKEGHYGLRMYRQTLDDKYSAAVWSDMARVSSKLSRLSNDVHTMEQIVLYSEKRVASYVGDDDERSVRRYNITKHMPEYLYLGVDLLGSMARANEYGLEHKNDAKLREIIRRYDFSRYVTNEDMVKAWAAQLANQVYWLRQLGEQDVVDEFVDTFKKAYPDDKDKKLSSQQYGNKIYGMTHVIFGDSEYYQHQVSEQEHQWIYDYFRENIDTILLRAKEDVIAEVGLTFLLAGLEDDPVVEKTRLAIQASIDKKHGMIPSITGDFDLEYGEHRNVLAIMLLDWQQVNEAPTFKGNPKVFKTIPYGLIENQPLSK, encoded by the coding sequence ATGAAGCTAAAAACTCTCACTCTGTGCACTTTGTTATCAGCCTCCGTAGCAGCAGCGTTTCAAGTACAAGCGACTTCTGACGAGCAACAGACTGTTAACGTACAAGAGCGTGTTAACATACAAGAGAACAAACAAGCAACAAGCGTACCAAATGTTCAATCACAAGCTGATTCTCTCTACTCTCAAGAACAATCTTTCAAACAATCCGCCGATTTGATTCGCACGACCTACGAAAGCCAACTCTTCACCCTGCCAGCATTCAAAGAGGGTCACTATGGTTTGCGTATGTATCGACAAACATTAGACGACAAATATTCTGCCGCGGTGTGGAGTGATATGGCGCGCGTATCAAGCAAGCTCAGCCGCCTGTCGAATGATGTTCACACCATGGAACAAATCGTACTGTACTCAGAGAAACGCGTGGCTTCTTATGTCGGCGACGATGATGAACGCAGTGTTCGACGCTACAACATCACCAAACACATGCCTGAGTATCTGTACCTAGGTGTCGACCTTCTAGGTTCTATGGCGCGTGCGAACGAATACGGCTTGGAACACAAGAACGATGCCAAACTGCGTGAAATCATTCGTCGCTATGATTTCTCTCGCTACGTAACCAATGAAGACATGGTGAAAGCGTGGGCGGCTCAACTTGCAAACCAAGTATACTGGCTACGTCAGCTGGGTGAGCAAGATGTAGTTGATGAGTTCGTTGATACCTTCAAAAAAGCGTACCCAGACGACAAAGACAAGAAGCTATCAAGTCAGCAATACGGTAATAAAATCTATGGCATGACACATGTGATCTTTGGTGATTCGGAATACTACCAACACCAAGTGAGCGAACAAGAACACCAATGGATCTACGATTACTTTAGAGAGAACATCGATACTATTCTGCTACGTGCAAAAGAAGATGTGATTGCAGAGGTTGGGTTAACCTTCCTACTTGCAGGACTAGAAGATGACCCGGTTGTAGAGAAAACTCGACTCGCTATCCAAGCGTCCATCGACAAGAAACATGGGATGATCCCGTCTATCACGGGTGACTTTGATCTTGAGTACGGCGAACACCGCAACGTATTGGCAATCATGCTGCTTGATTGGCAACAAGTGAACGAAGCGCCAACTTTCAAGGGCAATCCAAAAGTATTTAAGACGATTCCTTACGGGCTCATTGAAAACCAACCATTGAGTAAATAG
- a CDS encoding sensor domain-containing diguanylate cyclase, whose translation MPSGSSKQLPAKLLSLLFFLVVVSAIEFFHAKELTYLKNESYSEAKKQLSIIRSRIEAAIVSDMYILNNFSTLVTINPDGEVKNWDKIAENIIEDGFHIRLIGLAKDDILNFVYPLEGNEQVLGINYRDHPNQWESVEIARNLGNTFIAGPFELFQGGQALITRTPIFRDPPFNQNYWGVSSAVIGLDELFEDVGIGKIENKYELAIRGANSSGKDGAVFYGTQDVFDNAFATEQVSFPYGGWYLALSGNEHVLMDVPWYRVHGVRLVGYTLMLILAVAYIMIYRLYRIADSRSMHDELTMLPNRRYFMYSLKQAFKTVQKQKTKTFAVVNIDLDSFKAINDTYGHAAGDKVLIECAKRIKSKLRTSDIVARMGGDEFLVLLPRIIDEEHVASITNKLQGAICETPVVYETHSIYLRISVGWVVYNDSFNDVDGLLKAADEKMYEQKRQITSTES comes from the coding sequence ATGCCAAGTGGTTCTAGCAAGCAATTGCCTGCCAAATTATTATCTTTGTTGTTTTTCCTAGTGGTAGTGAGTGCTATCGAGTTTTTTCACGCCAAGGAATTAACCTATCTTAAAAATGAATCCTATTCTGAGGCAAAAAAGCAGCTCTCGATTATTCGTTCTCGGATTGAAGCCGCGATCGTGTCAGATATGTATATCCTCAATAATTTCTCGACCTTAGTGACCATCAACCCCGATGGTGAGGTGAAAAATTGGGATAAGATTGCTGAGAATATCATTGAAGATGGCTTCCATATTCGACTTATCGGACTCGCCAAAGACGACATTCTAAACTTTGTTTACCCGCTGGAAGGTAATGAGCAGGTTCTCGGTATTAATTATCGTGATCACCCAAACCAATGGGAGTCGGTTGAGATAGCCCGTAATCTTGGTAACACCTTTATTGCGGGTCCTTTTGAGCTGTTTCAAGGTGGGCAAGCCTTAATTACACGCACGCCTATTTTTAGAGATCCACCCTTTAATCAGAACTATTGGGGCGTATCGAGCGCTGTTATCGGCTTAGACGAGCTGTTTGAGGATGTTGGTATCGGCAAGATCGAGAATAAATATGAACTCGCTATTCGTGGTGCAAACAGTTCAGGTAAAGATGGCGCTGTCTTTTATGGCACTCAGGATGTGTTCGATAATGCGTTCGCCACTGAACAGGTGAGTTTCCCATACGGTGGTTGGTACCTTGCTCTCTCCGGTAACGAACATGTATTGATGGATGTGCCTTGGTACCGTGTTCATGGGGTGAGGCTGGTGGGTTACACCCTAATGCTGATTCTAGCGGTTGCTTACATCATGATTTACAGGCTCTATCGCATTGCGGATAGCCGTTCAATGCATGATGAACTGACGATGCTACCTAATCGCCGTTATTTCATGTATAGCCTCAAGCAAGCGTTCAAAACGGTACAAAAACAGAAAACCAAAACCTTTGCGGTGGTTAACATCGACCTAGATTCCTTTAAAGCTATCAATGATACCTATGGTCACGCCGCAGGTGATAAAGTCTTGATTGAGTGTGCTAAACGAATTAAGAGCAAGCTGCGTACCTCAGATATTGTCGCGAGGATGGGCGGGGATGAATTCCTCGTTCTGTTACCGCGCATTATCGATGAAGAACATGTGGCATCGATTACTAATAAATTGCAAGGTGCGATCTGCGAAACACCTGTGGTTTATGAAACGCACTCAATTTATCTCAGAATCAGTGTTGGTTGGGTTGTTTATAACGACAGCTTCAATGATGTGGATGGCCTTTTAAAAGCCGCTGATGAAAAAATGTACGAGCAGAAGCGCCAGATAACCTCAACAGAATCTTAG
- a CDS encoding DEAD/DEAH box helicase encodes MSFTSLGLSEPILKAIEAQGYDKPSPIQEKAVPAVLTGKDVMAAAQTGTGKTAGFTLPILEILSKGTRVRQNQVRALVLTPTRELAAQVNGSVVKYGINLPLTSTVVFGGVKINPQMQKLRKGSDVLVATPGRLLDLYNQNAVRFDQLEILVLDEADRMLDMGFIRDIRKILAFLPKKRQNLLFSATFSDDIRSLAKGLVNNPVEISVSPANSTAKTVEQSIYPVDKKKKSAMLAKLIKDNDWRQVLVFSKTKHGANKLARFLEEQDITAAPIHGNKSQGARTKALENFKTGKVRVLVATDIAARGIDIPQLPQVVNFDLPHVSEDYVHRIGRTGRAGEVGKAISLVCADEVGELFGIERLIQQVLERRELEGFSPVNKLPESRLDTRPIKPKKPKKAKQPREHADGQRSGDNARGHKPAGKNKRHVPGTGSAPKRKPTSGKKPAENNAAAGEDKSVRNNGSNFKRGSAGNKPSANKAGNQNTLSKPSGAGKANGSGKPKSSGQSNNTSKPNNAGKPAGKPKKSGYGGSYGPSKSSNKPSTNKPSRSRSKPAPQK; translated from the coding sequence ATGAGTTTTACCTCCCTTGGCCTTTCTGAACCGATCCTTAAAGCTATTGAAGCACAAGGTTACGATAAGCCATCACCAATCCAAGAGAAAGCCGTACCAGCTGTCCTAACGGGCAAAGATGTTATGGCCGCTGCTCAAACAGGTACAGGTAAAACTGCAGGCTTCACGCTACCTATTCTTGAAATCTTATCAAAAGGCACTCGCGTACGTCAGAATCAAGTTCGTGCGCTTGTGTTAACTCCAACTCGTGAACTTGCTGCGCAAGTGAATGGCAGCGTAGTTAAGTACGGTATTAACTTACCTTTGACTTCTACCGTTGTGTTTGGTGGCGTGAAAATTAACCCTCAGATGCAAAAATTGCGTAAAGGTAGTGATGTGCTGGTGGCAACACCGGGTCGTCTACTTGACCTATACAACCAAAATGCAGTGCGTTTCGATCAACTAGAGATCCTAGTGCTAGACGAAGCGGACCGTATGCTAGACATGGGTTTCATCCGTGACATCCGTAAGATCTTGGCTTTCTTACCTAAGAAACGTCAGAACCTACTGTTCTCTGCGACTTTCTCTGATGATATCCGTAGCTTGGCAAAAGGCCTGGTGAATAACCCAGTTGAGATCTCGGTAAGCCCTGCAAACTCTACGGCGAAAACCGTTGAGCAAAGCATCTACCCAGTAGATAAAAAGAAAAAGAGCGCAATGCTAGCGAAGCTAATCAAAGACAATGATTGGCGACAAGTACTGGTATTCAGCAAAACAAAACACGGTGCTAACAAGCTTGCTCGTTTCCTTGAAGAGCAAGACATCACTGCTGCGCCTATTCACGGTAACAAGAGCCAGGGCGCGCGTACCAAAGCCTTAGAGAACTTCAAAACGGGTAAGGTTCGAGTGCTTGTAGCGACAGACATCGCAGCACGTGGTATCGATATCCCACAACTGCCTCAAGTGGTTAACTTCGACCTTCCTCATGTATCAGAAGACTATGTACACCGTATTGGTCGTACAGGCCGTGCTGGTGAAGTGGGTAAAGCTATCTCATTAGTTTGTGCTGATGAAGTGGGTGAACTGTTCGGTATTGAGCGCCTGATTCAACAAGTGCTAGAGCGTCGTGAACTTGAAGGCTTCTCGCCAGTAAACAAGCTGCCAGAGTCTCGTTTGGATACACGTCCAATCAAGCCTAAGAAGCCGAAGAAAGCGAAACAACCACGTGAACATGCAGACGGTCAACGTTCTGGTGACAACGCTCGTGGTCACAAGCCAGCAGGCAAGAACAAGCGTCACGTACCGGGTACAGGTTCTGCGCCAAAGCGTAAGCCAACATCTGGTAAGAAACCTGCTGAAAATAACGCAGCAGCGGGCGAAGACAAGTCTGTAAGAAACAACGGCAGCAACTTCAAGCGCGGTAGTGCAGGCAATAAGCCTTCTGCGAACAAAGCAGGTAACCAAAACACTTTAAGCAAGCCAAGCGGTGCGGGTAAAGCAAACGGTTCTGGCAAGCCAAAAAGCTCAGGTCAGTCAAACAATACAAGCAAGCCAAACAACGCGGGTAAACCAGCAGGCAAACCTAAGAAGTCAGGTTACGGTGGCAGCTATGGCCCAAGCAAGTCATCGAATAAGCCTTCGACAAACAAACCGTCTCGAAGCCGCTCTAAGCCAGCTCCTCAGAAGTAA